A genomic stretch from Vibrio neptunius includes:
- the nspC gene encoding carboxynorspermidine decarboxylase, with protein sequence MQKNELKTPYFMINEDKLVENLEKAKQLKEISGVKLVLALKCFSTWGVFDIIKPYLDGTTSSGPFEVKLGHETFGGETHAYSVGYSEDDVRDVADICDKMIFNSQNQLAAYRHIVEGKASLGLRLNPGVSYAGQDLANPARQFSRLGVQADHIDPEVFEDIDGVMFHMNCENKDVDAFIGLLGSISEQFGHYLDKLDWVSMGGGVFFTWPGYDIEKLGLALKSFSEKHGVQMYLEPGEAIITQTTDLVVTVVDIVENVKKTAIVDSATEAHRLDTLIYNEPASILEATDKGEHEYVIGSCSCLAGDQFCETRFDKPLEIGQRLHILDSAGYTMVKLNWFNGLRMPSVYCERSSGEIQKLNEFDYADFKRSLSQWSVQ encoded by the coding sequence ATGCAAAAAAACGAACTGAAAACACCATATTTTATGATCAATGAAGATAAGTTGGTCGAAAATCTAGAAAAAGCCAAGCAACTCAAGGAAATCTCGGGTGTGAAGCTGGTATTGGCGTTGAAGTGTTTTTCTACATGGGGTGTTTTCGACATCATCAAGCCTTACTTAGATGGCACAACGAGTTCTGGCCCATTCGAGGTTAAGTTGGGGCATGAAACTTTCGGTGGTGAAACTCACGCATACAGTGTCGGATACAGTGAGGATGATGTACGTGATGTGGCTGATATTTGCGACAAAATGATTTTTAACTCACAAAATCAATTGGCTGCGTATCGACACATTGTAGAAGGAAAGGCTTCGCTTGGTTTACGCCTTAACCCTGGTGTGAGCTATGCTGGGCAAGATTTAGCCAATCCAGCACGTCAGTTTTCTCGCCTTGGTGTGCAAGCGGACCATATTGATCCAGAAGTCTTTGAGGATATTGACGGTGTGATGTTCCACATGAATTGTGAGAACAAAGACGTCGACGCGTTTATCGGTCTGCTGGGCTCTATTTCTGAGCAGTTTGGCCACTACTTGGATAAGCTTGACTGGGTCAGTATGGGCGGAGGTGTGTTCTTCACCTGGCCGGGATACGACATCGAAAAACTTGGCTTAGCGCTTAAATCTTTCTCTGAGAAGCACGGTGTTCAAATGTACCTTGAGCCGGGTGAAGCGATCATTACCCAGACGACAGACTTGGTCGTGACTGTGGTGGATATCGTTGAGAATGTTAAAAAAACAGCGATTGTAGATTCTGCAACGGAAGCGCATCGTTTGGATACGCTAATTTACAATGAACCCGCTTCCATTCTAGAGGCGACGGATAAAGGTGAACATGAGTATGTGATTGGCTCTTGTTCATGTTTGGCTGGTGATCAGTTCTGTGAGACTCGCTTTGATAAACCACTGGAAATTGGTCAGCGCCTCCATATCTTAGATAGTGCGGGCTATACCATGGTGAAGCTTAACTGGTTTAATGGATTAAGGATGCCTTCCGTATACTGTGAACGTTCGAGTGGTGAAATTCAAAAGCTCAATGAGTTTGATTATGCTGACTTCAAACGCTCGCTTTCACAGTGGAGTGTTCAGTAA
- a CDS encoding DUF3943 domain-containing protein yields MYIKHITALMLSASACANANTYDAPNYIDSSLNLDNSENYSLFSHSYSYKTSNSYALGLTENDLKLEEPELPKYLTVQSKKDWDYLKGQTYTILGLSVATVGLMTLLPESITKWDEEDRDLSGLGTKWKDNVTSGPVWDRDDHFLNYVMHPYFGGVYYTAARHSGFNEFESFLYSATLSTFFWEYGVEAFAEVPSWQDLFITPFFGAIVGEMMFEAEQDIVSTGGEVWGSQTMGDVTLFLLNPVGHIHGWVSDAWGGSAEFQYNSKPWFGNQDAAQFAMDAGASYDSVFYGVEMKISF; encoded by the coding sequence GTGTACATAAAACACATCACCGCTTTGATGTTGTCGGCTTCTGCTTGCGCCAATGCCAATACCTACGACGCTCCCAACTATATTGACTCTTCACTCAATCTAGATAACAGCGAAAACTACAGCCTTTTCAGTCACTCTTATTCATATAAGACTAGCAATAGTTATGCCTTAGGTTTAACTGAAAACGATTTAAAATTGGAAGAGCCTGAACTCCCTAAATATCTCACCGTGCAAAGTAAGAAAGACTGGGATTACCTTAAGGGTCAAACTTACACGATTTTAGGTCTTAGTGTTGCGACGGTGGGCTTAATGACACTGCTGCCAGAATCGATTACAAAGTGGGATGAAGAAGATCGTGATTTGAGCGGTTTAGGAACGAAGTGGAAAGATAATGTCACATCCGGCCCAGTATGGGACCGAGACGACCATTTTCTAAACTATGTTATGCACCCGTACTTCGGTGGCGTTTATTATACCGCAGCCCGTCATTCTGGATTCAACGAGTTTGAGTCTTTTCTTTATTCTGCCACACTATCTACCTTCTTCTGGGAATATGGTGTAGAAGCTTTTGCAGAAGTGCCTTCGTGGCAGGACCTCTTCATTACCCCCTTCTTTGGTGCAATAGTGGGTGAAATGATGTTTGAAGCAGAACAAGACATTGTCTCTACAGGTGGCGAAGTGTGGGGTTCTCAAACTATGGGCGATGTTACGTTGTTTTTACTCAACCCTGTTGGTCATATTCACGGTTGGGTTAGCGATGCTTGGGGTGGTAGTGCTGAGTTCCAGTACAACAGCAAACCTTGGTTTGGCAATCAAGATGCCGCTCAATTTGCCATGGATGCGGGCGCCAGCTACGATAGCGTATTTTATGGCGTCGAGATGAAAATCAGTTTTTAA
- a CDS encoding saccharopine dehydrogenase family protein, with protein sequence MAILQIGAGGVGWVVAHKAAQNNDVLGDITIASRTVSKCEKIIESIQKKNNLKDPSKKLEARPVDADDVDALVALIKEVQPDLVINAGPPWVNMTIMEACYQAKVNYLDTSVAVDLCSEGQQVPQAYDWQWGYREKFAEAGITGILGAGFDPGVVSVFAAYAVKHLFDEIDTIDVMDVNAGDHGKKFATNFDPETNMLEIQGDSFYWENEEWKQVPCHSRMLEFEFPLVGKHKVYSMAHDEVRSMQEFIPAKRIEFWMGFGDKYLNYFNCMRDIGLLSPDPLTLHDGTVVQPLHVLKALLPDPTSLAPGYTGKTCIGTWVQGTKDGKQRSVFIYNNADHEVAYEDVEHQAISYTTGVPAITAALQFFRGEWADKGVFNMEQLNPDPFLETMPSIGLDWHVQELEAGQGLPVIHELK encoded by the coding sequence ATGGCAATTCTACAGATTGGTGCAGGCGGTGTTGGCTGGGTAGTTGCACATAAAGCTGCGCAAAACAACGACGTTCTGGGTGACATTACGATTGCATCACGTACCGTGAGTAAATGTGAAAAAATCATTGAATCTATTCAGAAGAAAAACAACCTGAAAGATCCATCGAAGAAACTGGAAGCGCGGCCTGTTGATGCGGATGACGTTGATGCATTAGTCGCTCTTATTAAAGAAGTTCAGCCTGACCTTGTCATTAACGCTGGTCCTCCTTGGGTTAACATGACGATCATGGAAGCCTGTTACCAAGCCAAAGTGAACTACTTAGATACGTCTGTTGCTGTTGACCTGTGCTCTGAAGGCCAGCAAGTTCCTCAAGCTTACGATTGGCAGTGGGGCTACCGTGAGAAGTTCGCCGAAGCGGGCATCACGGGCATTTTGGGTGCTGGTTTCGATCCTGGCGTGGTGTCGGTATTTGCAGCCTACGCAGTGAAGCACCTGTTTGATGAAATCGACACGATTGACGTAATGGATGTGAATGCTGGCGATCATGGTAAGAAGTTCGCGACCAACTTCGACCCAGAAACCAACATGCTAGAAATCCAAGGTGATTCTTTCTACTGGGAAAATGAAGAGTGGAAACAAGTCCCGTGTCACTCGCGTATGCTTGAGTTTGAATTCCCGTTAGTGGGTAAGCACAAAGTGTACTCTATGGCGCACGATGAAGTTCGTTCTATGCAAGAATTCATTCCCGCTAAACGTATCGAGTTCTGGATGGGTTTTGGTGACAAATACCTAAACTACTTCAACTGCATGCGTGACATCGGTCTGCTTAGCCCTGATCCACTCACACTGCATGATGGTACGGTTGTTCAACCTCTACACGTCCTGAAGGCACTGCTTCCAGACCCAACTTCTCTTGCACCGGGCTATACAGGTAAAACTTGTATCGGTACTTGGGTTCAGGGAACGAAAGACGGCAAGCAGCGTAGTGTATTTATCTACAACAACGCCGATCACGAAGTCGCGTACGAAGATGTAGAGCACCAAGCAATTTCTTACACCACAGGTGTACCAGCGATCACCGCTGCACTTCAGTTCTTCCGTGGTGAATGGGCGGATAAAGGTGTGTTTAATATGGAACAGCTCAACCCAGACCCATTCCTTGAAACTATGCCAAGCATTGGTCTTGATTGGCATGTTCAAGAGCTTGAAGCGGGTCAAGGTCTGCCAGTCATTCACGAGCTGAAGTAA
- a CDS encoding CinA family nicotinamide mononucleotide deamidase-related protein has protein sequence MLKIAMLSTGEEVLHGDIVDTNAAWLSEKFFKQGFSLSKRSTVGDSQSALVEELMMLSFNCDVVIVNGGLGPTSDDLSAEAAAQASDTELELYPEWLEKLEQFFSARGIAMPESNRKQAMLPHGSLVLDNPIGTACGFLLTFNDCDFYFTPGVPSEFKLMVESQILPHLQQRHSDVVGYECSKLHTFGTSESALSDKLDKVHLPEGYFLGYRSYLPFIEVKLFGPRDDLDNRIKLLQLVYNLIEANVVSVDETMQDNVGHLILDKKLSISTAEQSTHGNLSLWLHSNEAAADYCGHGWVLGNKVDVGKSDNDDLAAAFALAAATKDKCATDIAIATGKVTERTFSVAISAREGEWGQTLTFNRSFSRADQTTIVTTVAADMLRRYLSGKTMFPNYSSLTRDKEMYVPQSVIQD, from the coding sequence ATGTTGAAGATAGCGATGTTAAGTACCGGTGAGGAAGTGCTTCACGGCGATATCGTTGATACCAACGCGGCTTGGTTGTCAGAGAAGTTCTTTAAGCAAGGTTTTTCTCTCTCTAAGCGCTCGACCGTAGGTGATAGTCAGTCCGCTTTAGTAGAAGAGTTGATGATGTTGAGCTTTAACTGTGACGTCGTGATTGTCAACGGTGGCTTGGGGCCAACTTCTGATGATCTGAGTGCTGAAGCTGCCGCACAAGCGTCAGATACGGAACTAGAGTTATATCCGGAATGGCTGGAAAAACTGGAGCAGTTCTTCAGTGCTCGCGGTATTGCGATGCCAGAGAGCAATCGAAAGCAAGCTATGTTGCCCCATGGGTCGTTGGTTTTGGATAACCCTATCGGTACCGCGTGTGGTTTTCTGTTGACTTTTAACGACTGTGACTTTTACTTCACCCCAGGTGTCCCAAGTGAATTCAAGCTGATGGTAGAGTCACAGATTTTGCCACATTTGCAACAGCGTCATAGCGACGTTGTGGGTTACGAATGCAGTAAACTCCATACTTTTGGCACATCCGAGTCTGCACTGTCAGACAAGTTAGATAAAGTTCATCTTCCCGAAGGCTATTTCTTAGGTTATCGCTCTTACCTGCCTTTTATTGAGGTCAAATTGTTCGGCCCTAGAGATGATTTGGATAATCGTATCAAGTTGCTCCAATTGGTCTACAACCTGATCGAAGCGAATGTTGTTAGTGTTGACGAAACGATGCAAGACAATGTTGGTCATCTGATTCTAGATAAGAAGCTGTCAATTTCTACAGCAGAGCAATCCACACATGGTAACCTGTCATTGTGGCTCCACTCCAATGAAGCCGCTGCAGACTATTGTGGGCATGGCTGGGTATTGGGCAATAAAGTAGACGTGGGTAAGAGCGATAATGATGATCTTGCTGCTGCCTTCGCTCTTGCAGCAGCGACGAAAGACAAATGCGCAACAGATATAGCGATCGCTACTGGTAAAGTCACGGAAAGAACCTTCTCTGTAGCGATTTCAGCAAGAGAGGGGGAGTGGGGTCAAACGTTAACATTTAATCGCAGTTTTTCTAGAGCAGACCAAACGACCATTGTTACCACAGTTGCTGCGGATATGCTGAGACGCTATTTATCAGGAAAAACCATGTTTCCGAATTACAGTTCGTTGACTCGCGATAAAGAGATGTACGTCCCTCAAAGTGTTATTCAGGACTAG
- a CDS encoding transcriptional regulator, with the protein MNSTFIVNFVGKATPATIKQLAAITHENGGKWLISKVNFIEDQVAAVIKVELPEEKAECVKKAFSSHDDLLVQFIDSDSHTHNADAIYQLRLDSNDRAGIVNEITHVLDNQGINILDMDCQRVFVAGGGGVSSSLFTANIALKLPTQVQIDDVAKELEALSEDTRVMVEA; encoded by the coding sequence ATGAATAGTACTTTTATCGTCAATTTCGTCGGTAAAGCAACACCTGCCACAATCAAGCAGCTGGCGGCTATCACTCACGAAAATGGAGGAAAGTGGCTGATCAGTAAAGTAAACTTTATCGAAGACCAAGTCGCGGCAGTCATCAAAGTTGAATTGCCAGAGGAAAAAGCGGAGTGCGTTAAAAAAGCGTTTAGCAGCCATGACGATCTACTGGTCCAGTTTATCGATTCAGATAGCCACACACACAATGCAGATGCTATTTATCAACTTCGGTTAGACTCCAATGACCGCGCAGGCATTGTTAATGAGATCACCCATGTTCTAGACAATCAAGGCATCAATATTTTGGACATGGACTGCCAACGTGTGTTTGTTGCTGGTGGTGGTGGCGTAAGTTCCAGCTTATTTACAGCAAACATCGCTTTGAAACTGCCAACTCAGGTCCAGATAGATGACGTCGCAAAAGAGCTGGAAGCTTTAAGCGAAGACACTCGGGTCATGGTCGAAGCATAA